A DNA window from Panthera tigris isolate Pti1 chromosome X, P.tigris_Pti1_mat1.1, whole genome shotgun sequence contains the following coding sequences:
- the TCEAL8 gene encoding transcription elongation factor A protein-like 8, protein MQKSCEENEGKPQNMPKAEAGRPSEAVPQEAEGNPQPSEEGVSQEAEGNLRGGPTQPGQGFKEDTPVRHLDPEEMIRGVDELERLREEIRRVRNKFVMMHWKQRHSRSRPYPVCFRP, encoded by the coding sequence ATGCAAAAGTCttgtgaagaaaatgaaggaaaaccaCAGAACATGCCAAAGGCAGAGGCAGGCCGCCCTTCAGAAGCTGTACCacaggaggcagaaggaaatCCTCAACCTTCCGAAGAAGGTGTAAGCCAGGAAGCAGAAGGAAATCTTAGAGGAGGGCCGACCCAACCTGGCCAGGGGTTTAAAGAGGACACTCCTGTGAGGCATTTGGACCCTGAAGAAATGATAAGAGGAGTAGATGAGTTGGAAAGGCttagggaagagataagaagagtAAGAAACAAGTTTGTGATGATGCATTGGAAGCAAAGACATTCACGCAGCCGCCCTTATCCTGTGTGCTTTAGGCCTTGA